In Patescibacteria group bacterium, the genomic window AATATTCTTAGTCGGTAAATCTTTAAACTTACCTTGAGCGTCTTTGAGGTATTGAGTAAATACTAAATTCCATATTTCAACAAATCGTCCGCATTCACAATTGGGCTGACAATCTTTGCCTCTTGAGCAAGATTGCCCGGTCAAATCGTAATGAATTTCTGAGCTTGGCCCACAAGGTCCGGTTTTACCCGGCGGCCCCCACCAGTTTTCTTTTCGACCAAATTCACTTATTTTATCTTGATTAAGATAATTTTGCCATATTTTTATAGCTTCAAAATCTTTAACCACTTCATCATCACCTTTAAACACCGTGGCGTAGAGTCTTTTTTTATTTAATTTCAGTTCTTTAACCAGAAATTCAAAAGCGTATTTTATAGCTTCTTCTTTGAAATATCCACCAATGGAAAAATTACCCATCATTTCAAAAAAAGTGAGGTGACTGGCATCTCCAACTGAATCAATATCAGAGGTACGAAAACATTTTTGGATACTGGTTAAATTTCTGTTTTTAAAATCTTTTTTAACTGACAATTCTCCTAAATAATAGGGTTTAAATGGCTGCATACCAGCCGTAGTTAAGAGCACTGAGGAATCATTAGCTGGAATAAGTGAAGAACTGGCCATATGAGTATGCTTTAATTTATTACCAAAATAATTTATAAACTTTTCGCGTATTTTTTTTGATTTCATTATTTGTTATTTTAACTATAAATAAAAAAATTTTCAAGGGTTAGGAAATAATTTAAATTAGCTTTAATAAGACTAGATATTACTAATTAGAATTAAGCAATACAAATACTATTTTCTAATAAACTATTATATGGTATAATAAATTTACTAAAATATATATTAATTCAGCCAGTTTTTTATAGATAGAATTTTATAAAACAGCAAAGATAGTGAAATTTAATAAGATTTTGAGTAAAATACTACATACTCAACATTTATTGATAGTATAATTATAATCAGTGGTTTTTATATGGCTCAAAGCAAAAAAGATTACATGGTTAATTTCTTATTTTTACCAGTAGCAGTATTTTTATGTTGAATATTTTAAATCAAAATAATTAGTAAATTTAAAATATTAAAAATAAAATTATGAATAAAAATAATTCGCGATTATTAAAATTATTTTTTCTTGTTACTTTGTGTTTATTAATCACTTTATTTAATTTTCAGGAAGCTAAAGCTTTTGTTTTTGGCAGTTATCAAAACATTAGAAAATTTAATAATCTTATTGACACTCCTGCTTCTTACAATAGCGGCCGTTTGCTCTTTGAAGATTCAGATTCAGTGACTGACAGCGCTAATTTATTTTGGGATAATTCTAATCAATATTTAAGTGTGGGGGGAGCTAGCGCGAGTAATACATTAGACATACATGGCGGTATTGATTCTGATACTTTAAATACTGGCCAGGGTGATTATGAGCTTTATGCTATGAATCAAGATGTAGAAACTACTGATAATGTAACTTTTAATGACTTAACTATTTCATCTCCTTTAAATATTTATGCCTTATCGCATAATAGTTTTACTGGATTACCTGGATTACAGGGTGGCACGACTAACGAATATTATCATCTAACTAGTGCTGAATATAGTGGTTATAATAATACTAATTGGGATAACGCTTATGACCATTCCCAAGATAACACACAAGCTCATTCAGATTATTTATTAAACACAGGAGACACAGCAACCGGAGATTATACTTTTGATACAAACACTTTTCACATTGACGCAACAAATAATAAAGTGGGAGTGGGCACAACCAGCCCAGCAGCAAGTTTACACGTAGTTAAAAGTGGGGGAACAGCAACAGATTCTATTATTACAGTTGAGTCTACAAGTTCTTTAATTAACCCTCAAATTCGGTTTATTAATGATGAAGATGTTACAGCTCAATTTATTATGTCTCGTTCACCTTCTTCTACAGCCGGACAATTTATGATTCGTCAGCAAAGTAGTTCAGATGATATTGTTTTTGAAGTTGGCTCAAACTTAGAAGTTGCAAGATTTACAAATAATATGGTAGGTATAGGAACAAGCAGTCCAAGTTATGTTTTAGATGTTAAAGGTCGGAAAAGTATTGGCTCAGCTACTATTACTGGCTCTGGTTTAGATGATATGAGCACAAGTGGAACGTTCACTGGCTCAGCAACTACTAATTATCGTGTGCAAATAGATGGTCTGGGCGACCCATTTTTGAAAACTCCAGATACTTTCAAATGGTCAGATGATGGTGGCTCAACTTGGGATGCAACAACAGTAGATATTACTGGCTCAACTCAATCATTAAATAATGGAGTAAGAATAACTTTTGGAGCAACCACTGGTCATGATTTAGGAGATTACTGGGATTTTACTGCAACTGTTATAGACCCTTTTTCAGTCCAAAGTGCAAGTGGGACAAATTTGTTTCATGTAGGGAATGATGGAGCAGTAACAAGAAGAGAACTATCGGCAGACCCTTCAGACCCAGATGAAGGAAGCCATGTTATTTGGCAAAGTGATGGAACTGGAACAGGAGATGATGGAGATATTATGATGAAAATAACTGCCGGTGGAACAACAAAAACTACTACACTAGTAGATTTTAGTGCAATATAAAATGAAAACCCATTGGAGAACCGACTAAATACTCAAATCTAATAAGAATAGATGTTAATGCTCCAGCAGTCAGCAGCCGGAGCTGCCACCGGTGAATTATGGGCTGATAGCGATGATGCTTATACGGTTAAATTAGGCCAATAATTATTAAATAATACTTCTAAAATGATAAAAAAAGTCAAAACAAAGTTTATATTATTCTTAGTCTTTTCCATATTTTTTTATTTATTAAAAATCCCTTCTATTTCTGCTATTCCTTCGGCTTACCAGAGATGTGAAACAAATAGCAGCTGCACTATTGGCGAATATGTTTTTGAAGATGATGGTCACACACCGATTATTACTGATAATTTCTGCCAAATTACCATTACCAACCCGAGTGACGGGGTTGAGGTCAATGCGGCTAATATGAGTGATAAAGATGATGGTTGGTATTATTATTCTGTTTCCGGCCTTACAGCAAAGGGTTTATACAGGGCTTTAATCTGTTGTGATGTGAGTGGTACTGATGAGCAATGTATCGACAAATCCTTCATAGTTGGAACTTCGCTTGATAACCTAAGAAAAGGTACTTTTGATTTTAATGGCCAGGCTGATTCTGGTACTACCACCACTCTAGTTGACGCTGAATTAATCCAGCCTGATGACTTTTGGAATGATTACAGTCTTATTATGATCTCAGGCAGCAATATTGGTCAAGAAAAAACTGTTTCTGATTTTGTTTCCAGCACTGACACCATAACTGTTTCTTCAGCTTTTTCTAATGCTGTTAGTGCTGGCGACGAATATATTTTAAAACACGAAACCAGTTTAATAAAAAACATTTGGACCTGGACTTCTGATACAGCTTCATTTTTTGCTAGTGCGGCTGGTGAAATATGGAGTTATACTGGGGCTTCCTTAGATACGACCGGCAATGCTATAGCTAAGGTTTGGTCCTATGCTACCAGAACATTAACTGGCAATGACAACTTTAATGACCCCACTTCAGCTCAAATAGCCAGTGATGTCTGGTCTGAAGCCAGCCGAACTTTGACCGATTACAGTAATGATTTAAGTGCTAGTGATGTCTGGTCTTACGCCACACGCCAATTAACTTCCCGGTATACTAATGAAAACACGCCAGTGGATCTAGCTCAAGTAGCTAATGTTTCTTTTTTAGCTACTTCGGCTGAACTTTCCACTACTGAAACTAATTTAACTAGTGAAATTGACGCTAATGAAACATTAATTAATAATCTTAATGATATTAGTGCTTCAGACGTTTGGTCTTACGCTAATCGCACCATTACTGACCCGGATAATATTTGGGAATACGCCTTAACACAAATCGGAGATACTGGCTCAATTGGAGAATTACTAAAAGATAATATTAACGCTACTATTTCTTCTCGGTCCTCGCATAGTGCTTCTGATGTCTGGAGCGTGGCCACCAGAACATTAACTGGCAATGACAACTTTAATGACCCCACTTCAGCTCAAATAGCCAGTGATGTCTGGTCTGAAGCCAGCCGAACTTTGACTGATTATGGTAATGATATTACTGCTTTAGATGTTTGGAATGTTTTAAGCTCTACTCTAACTACTACTGATAGTATTGGTGAACAATTAAGTGATAATATAGATACTACTATTTCTAGCCGGGCCAGCCAAACCTCTCTAGATTCTGCCCAAACAGATATTACTTATATCCGCTCAGAAATTGACTCTGTCTATACAGACACCCAACATATTAGCACTACTGTAGATAATATACTTTCCAATTGGTCCTCTTATACAGCTTCAGATATTATTGATGATTTAGATGGTATTAAAAATTTAATTGGTGCTTCTACAGATTCCTCCGCTACAGAAACAATATTCGGTCGGGCCAAATACATTCAGGAAAAATGGGGCAACCAGACTGCTGAAAATATTTACAACACATCTAATTCGACTCTAACTACTATAAATAGTGTACAAACTGAACTGGGTTATAATGGACTCTCCTCAACAGCTAAATCCGACCTTCAAAACATTAAAACTTATACTGATAATTTAGAAACTTACCTTGGTTCACCTTCAGATAATTCTTCAACTGATTCCTTGTTCGGCAAAGTAGCCGCTGTAAAAACTAAGCTAGATCAACTTGACACTTTAGAAAGTAAGCTCAATACAGTAGAGACAGTGGTTGATGCCTTAAGCAGCTCTAGTTCAACAATTAGCGGCGAAATAAGTATAGATGAAACTGACCCCATTTATACTTTGCTTAATAATATCAGCCGTGATATTCAAGTTATTGCCGGTGATCAAGGATATAATTTAGATAATCTTTATAATATATCCCAGGAAAATTCGACCGATCTGACCTATCTTAGTAATAAAACAGCTGATTTAAAAACAGTTATTGATATTAATAAAAATCTAATAACTAAAATTATAAATGAACCAGTTATTAAAACCTGGTATACTGAAGGATCAATTATTCTGAATATTCTAGTTATTAATCCGCCGGATACTGAAAGAACAGTTACTATTAAAGAATACTTACCTGAAGAAATTAGGGAAGAACATATCATAGAATTACCCAAAGAGTTAGAGCTTAATTATGACGCTGATCTGGATAAATATTATGTAACAGCTGAAGTTAGATTGAAAGCCAACGAAAGAATAATCTTTAAAGTTAAAGCTGAAGATATTTATAAAATTTCTGATGATAAAGTTAATAATTTAAGAAATCAGGCTAAAAGCCTGATGGAACCCCTTAAAAATACTAATTATTTTGCCCAGGCTTCACTTTTAAAATCAGAGATTGACGTTAATCTTGATACTGTTGTCAGAAATCAAGAAAAAAAACTTAGCAATGTCTTAAGAAAAATTTCACTGTTTAGGGAATGTCAAAAAAATCTTCAAAAAGTTGAGTTAAATTTAGAATCTCTAAAAACGCTTAATTCCGAAGTGAGCAGTCAACAGGGTATTTTAGGCAATTTACTCGGTGTTTCAACAACTATGACCTGGGCTATTATTATAATGCTGGTTGTCGGCATAGCTGTTCTTATGATTTTGCTTTATGTTTTACTGGCAAAACAACGGGCTATGGAACATCATATATCCGGTGGGGAAAAATTAAAAGCACCGCCTCTAGTTGATGTGAGAAAACACGCTACTCGCATTAAAGGTGGTCTTATTACTTATTTTTTGCCTCCTTTTGGTAAACCAGTGGTTGAATTGGGCCGGTTAATTAGTCTAATTAAAATTCTGCTAACAGTAGGTTTCTTGATAATTTTATTATTTTTAGTAATATATTTTTATTTCTAAATTATTATAATTATGCCGATAGAATCAAATTCGTATTCGGATAATATTAAAATATTTTTCATAATTATTAGTTCTTTTTTTTTACCTCTGGCAAGCAACCAAAAGCATTAAATGCTTATCTAAGGCTTATCCGCTTAAGTAAAGACTATCTTTTAGTCTCCGCTATTTTTTTATTATACCACCGCCGATTAGAAAATTATTCTTATAAATAGCCACTGATTGCCCCGGAGTTAAAGCCCTTTGACTTTTTTTGAACTGAATAATGTATTTCCCTTTATTTTTTTTAAAATTGGCTAGACTACCCCGATGACGGTAACGCGGTTTAGCAACTACACTAGTTGGTAGGTTTATTTTTTTTATAATATTAACTAATTTCAAATTAACTCTTTTTTGTAAAAGATCCGATTTATCTCTGGTTACAAATATAATATTTTTCTTAACATTCTTATCAACTACATACCAGGGACCGCCGGATAGTCCCAGTCCAGTCCTCTGTCCCAAGGTGTAAAGAAAAACCCCCTGATGATCACCTAAAAATTCTCTACTACCTTTCTCCAAAATTTTTCCTTTTTTAGTTTTAATTTTATTTTTTAAAAATTCATTTAAAAAGCCCGGCACAAAACATATTTCTTGAGATGATTTATAATCTTTTGAAATAAACTTTTGTTTTTTCGCTATTTTTGAAACCCTTTTCGATTTAACCTTACCTAAAGGGAAAAGACAGTTTTTTATAAACTGGGGTTTTAAACGCCATAAAAAATATGATTGATCTTTTTCTTTATCGTGGGCCTTTTTTAGGTAGAATTTATTTTTAATTTTTGCTCTTTGTACGTAATGACCCGTAGCAATAAAGTCAGCTTTCATTTCTTTAGCTTTTCTATAAAATAAGCCAAATTTAATCAAGTGGTTACAAACAATACAGGGATTAGGCGTTAATCCCAGTTTATACTGCTTAACAAAATCCTGAATTACTCTTTTTTTGAACTCTTTTTTAAAATCCCAGACCATAAAAGGAATCTGTAATTTTTTGGCTGTTTTTTTAGCTCTAACTAATTTAATTTTTTCTTGTCCTTTAAAAAGTTTAAAAAATACCGCCGTTACTTCATAACCAGATTTTCTTAATAAATACCCGGCCACGGCTGAGTCACGGCCGCCGGAAAGAGCAAGAAAAACTTTTTTTCTTTTTTTCATAAATCAATTATAACCTGATAAAATTAAAAAGACAAAAAAAGAGGGAAACTGCCTTGGCAGTTTCCCAAAAGATTACACAGCTAAAAGAAGATGAGCGTGAAATTTTTCAGCCGGAGTCTTTCTAGGCGCCTCAAAAAAATAATTTCCTTCACGGCGCAAAATTCCATAAAGTACTCTACCACCAGCCAATTGACAGCGGAAAAACGGCTTATTCTTAAACTCTCTTTTAAGCAAGGAATAATTTAAGAGATTCGTGTTCATAGATTCCTGGCCAGGCAAACACAATACCATAACAGCCGCGACTTTATCCCCATCTTTGGTCAGGGCCCCTTCTAATTGATCTGCTTGCGCGCAGAAATAAACTGAATGTCCTTGATCCTCTATTTTATCTATCACCTCCTTTTTAAACATCTCGTTCATTTGCTTTTCTTCCTTATTTTTCCCCGCCATAGTAATGACAATAATGGCCTTTTTTGTCATTCACATCACCTCTTTTTCTGCTAGTCTTAAAATTAAAAAGAACTGGTATAAACATAAAGATAAGACATTCAGATATTTTGTCAAAGGGGCTTTTTCCACAACCAATTTTTAACTAATATTAGTTAATAAAAAATAATTTCTTTTTGATTATTTCTTTTTTGGTTAAATATAAATAAAGCAATAGAACAAAAAGAAAAAGGGCTTCTCAAAAAGAGAAGCCCATTGAATTACTTCGGAAGTAATGAAGTAAGATTTAACACACCATAGAGAAAAGCACCGAGTCCGGCAAACAATATCAAAGCATCCATGAACATAAAGTTCATTTTCTTTGAAGCGGGCATTAAGACAAATAAAACGAGAAATGCGCCGAGACCAGTAGCTAGAAAATAATTAAGCATGGCCTTGTTTCCTTATATTAATGATTAGGCCATTTTGAGGTGTGTTTAAAGGTGCAAATAATTATTAAAGGTACCAAGCATTTAAATATACAGACTTGATTTTATAATGTCAAATTTTTACTTTATTAATTTAACAAAAAAACACTAAAAAAAATAATTTTAATTAAAAATAAATATGCTAAAAAACTGCCTGTATTTTTTATTCACAGGCTTTTGACTAGTTCGAGTATTTATTTTTGGCTAGTTTTGTAAAACATTATATATTCATTATCAGACAAAGAGATAACCGAAGGATCAGCGGTTAAAGAATAAAGTGAAGACTGAAAAGATTTATTCAGTTTATTAAATGAGAAACCATCCGGAGAAGTAGCTATTTGGATTCCACCGGTATAAAGGTAAAAAGTATCACCATCTTTAATAACTTCTGGTATAGCCTGGCCCTGATAAACTTGTGAGTAAAAGTTAAAGTCTAAACCATTATTTGAAGTAGCCAAAATAACAGCCTCGCCTTGAGCGTCTCCACAATACATATAAAAAGAATTACCAACTTTGATTACAGAAGGATCAAAAACACCTTCATACTCAAACCTGACTCCTTCTTCCTGTGTAAAATTAATCCCATCATCAGAAATGGCTGAATATATTTTATTTTTGTAACCAGTACCAATGGCTTCTGGGCCTCTGGCCGAGAACATGTCCAGATAATAAAGTCTGATGCGTCCGTCATCTAAAACCACAGGCGAAGGGTCTACTGGTACCTTATTGCCCAATCCAGTGTAATTAACAGTTTGCCTAGCTGTCCAGTTTTGACCTTCATCTTGAGAGATTAAAACACCGGTTTGTTCAGGCAGGCCGTCTTGAGCAACATCAACAAAATATAAATATATCTTATCCTCTTTATAAATAGCGTCTGGCACCGAAGCGTGCTCGACCAGAATTTCTCCCTGGTCCTGCCAGTCGATTAGATTAGAGCTGGTAGCCAAGGAAATTTTATCATGATAAGGACCTTTATCCATTTGAGACCAGTTATATTGACTAGTGGTTTTAGTCTCACTTATTTTAGGTCCGGAATTTACATTAGATTGAGAATTTGTGCATCCAGCTAAAGAAATTATAAGGATGACTAGAGGTAGAATAATTTTTTTCATTATTTTTATTTAATACTAATATTCAATAATATTACTCTCATCCGGCACTGGTTCATCAACCGGCACCACTTCATCAATTACTCTATTATCCTGCCAACCCTGAACTTGACCCTGGTTAGTATTTTCATTTATATCAGTAATAGTCTCAAGCCTGTCTTCGGCTTCTTCAGCCACATCCTTGGCTTTATTAATCAGATCAGAGTTATTAGCCTCGTTAATCACCTTCCCGCCCTCTTCTTTAACTTTTTCGGCCCTTTGGGAACAAGCCGATAAGGTAAAAACTAAACCTAGAATAAATAAAAATGTGATTATTTTTTTCATAAATTTTTAAAATATTATATCTCTCTTAATTATAAACTATAAGGAGATAAAAGCAAAAATATTAAAAATGCTTATTATAGTAATTTATAAATTGACTGGGCTTTAAAATTCTAGTTTTATCAAATTCTTTGAATTTTAAAAGATGATGATCACTAGAAACCACAAAATCGGCTTGGGTAGCTTTAGCCAGTCCCAAAAAAATATTATCTGAAGGATCCTCTTTTATAAGATTAATTCTTGGCGTTCTAATAATTTTATTTTTATTATTATAAATTTTATCAATAGATTTATAAAAGCTTTGACGGGCGTGAATATTCCTTAAAATTATATTTAGCTCATTTCTCATCTTGTTATTCCAAAAAGTTTTAATTTTTTCTTTTGAAGCTAATTTTAAAACGCGGGCTGAATTTGACTGCTTTTTAAAATAAGCCGAGATAATAATATTGGTGTCTAAAATAACTTTTAATTGTTCCATAAATATTAGGGTTTTTTATTTTGCAAAAATTTAATAACTGAGCCGGTAGACTTATAACCCGAAGGCGGATACCACTGAGCTTCTTTAATTAAAGGATGATCTTTATGTTTTGAGTAAATATATTCTTCGGCCTTTTCCCAGCGCTTAATTTCTTCTTTTACATTTGTAAAATCCAGAGTTTGTTCATAGTCAACCAAGGCTCTATTTAAATAGATAAAACCATCCGGGTATTTTTTAGAAATTCTTAAAGTGTATTCAAAATCCTCCCAAAAGGTTAGTTTTTCCTCCCAATCCCCTACTTTCTTAATAATTTCTTTTTTATGAATAAAAGTATTGGTGTCTATGATAATTTTTCGCTGCCAAAGACGTTTTAAATCAAAATATTTTTTATGATTAAAAAACTCATCACGCACCATTTTAACCTCTTTATCTTTTTCTTTGAGTTTAAGACGGTAATTTTTCTTACAAAAAAACAAAACTTTATCTGGATATTTATTGACTGCTTTTTTCATAGATTCTAAAAAATCCTGATGCCAGCGGTTATCTGAATCAATATAAGCAATATATTGGCCTCTGGCTTTTTTCAGGCCCTGGTTACGCGCAGCCGGAGCGCCTTGATTTTTCTTTAATTTAATATATTTTATCCGAGGATCAGAAAAAGTTTTGACTAGTTTTTCTGTTTGGTCTTTTGAGCTGTCATCAATAATAATCAATTCAAAAAAAGGATAGGTTTGCCTCAACACCGAAAGAACCGCTCGCCAGAGAATATAACAGCGGTTATAGGTCGGTAAAATTACAGAAAATAAAGGTTTATACATAAAGACTAATCAGTAAAAGTCATTTTTTTATAAATAGCCCGAGTCACTTCAACATCAGCCTGGCAGTATTTATAAATTTCTTTGAGCTTGCCTTTTTTATAAAAATCATAGACCTTAGAGCCATCCAGATCGCCGGATTTTGAAGAGGGTAAATCCAGTATTTTAGCCAGCATATCCAGACTAATGGAAGAAGACATATTCCATTTTTCCCATTCGCGCATAGTGTCATAAATAGGGTTGTTACGATAACGAGCGAAATTAAGCCATTGAGAGGGTCTGACCCGGTTTATAATTGACCTTTTATAAATAAATTGTAAATCAAAATCCATAACATTATGGCCAATAAATTGCTGCACTCCTCTTGATAATTGCCAAAATTTGGTAAGAATTTCTTTTTCTGGACCGGTTAAAACAGCTGGTTTTTCCATATTCGGCTCTTTAAGATAACCGATGCATAAAATACGGCCGTACGAGCCGTTAAGGGCGGTTTTACGATAAACATCCTCTTTTTTATAAGGTTTTTTCTTTTTAAGTTCATGCTTAGCCTGGATATCTTTTTCTAGGGTAGGCCAAAGTTTGGGATCAGCCGGTATAGTTTCAATGTCAAGAAATAGTTTGCTCATAAAATTTAAGGTTAATTTTTCTTTATTATAACATAATTAAATTTAAAAAAATAATTTTTTTTGGCTAAAAGG contains:
- a CDS encoding lipoprotein, which encodes MKKIITFLFILGLVFTLSACSQRAEKVKEEGGKVINEANNSDLINKAKDVAEEAEDRLETITDINENTNQGQVQGWQDNRVIDEVVPVDEPVPDESNIIEY
- a CDS encoding putative toxin-antitoxin system toxin component, PIN family, with the translated sequence MEQLKVILDTNIIISAYFKKQSNSARVLKLASKEKIKTFWNNKMRNELNIILRNIHARQSFYKSIDKIYNNKNKIIRTPRINLIKEDPSDNIFLGLAKATQADFVVSSDHHLLKFKEFDKTRILKPSQFINYYNKHF
- the mnmA gene encoding tRNA 2-thiouridine(34) synthase MnmA, whose protein sequence is MKKRKKVFLALSGGRDSAVAGYLLRKSGYEVTAVFFKLFKGQEKIKLVRAKKTAKKLQIPFMVWDFKKEFKKRVIQDFVKQYKLGLTPNPCIVCNHLIKFGLFYRKAKEMKADFIATGHYVQRAKIKNKFYLKKAHDKEKDQSYFLWRLKPQFIKNCLFPLGKVKSKRVSKIAKKQKFISKDYKSSQEICFVPGFLNEFLKNKIKTKKGKILEKGSREFLGDHQGVFLYTLGQRTGLGLSGGPWYVVDKNVKKNIIFVTRDKSDLLQKRVNLKLVNIIKKINLPTSVVAKPRYRHRGSLANFKKNKGKYIIQFKKSQRALTPGQSVAIYKNNFLIGGGIIKK
- a CDS encoding ribonuclease H-like domain-containing protein; amino-acid sequence: MSKLFLDIETIPADPKLWPTLEKDIQAKHELKKKKPYKKEDVYRKTALNGSYGRILCIGYLKEPNMEKPAVLTGPEKEILTKFWQLSRGVQQFIGHNVMDFDLQFIYKRSIINRVRPSQWLNFARYRNNPIYDTMREWEKWNMSSSISLDMLAKILDLPSSKSGDLDGSKVYDFYKKGKLKEIYKYCQADVEVTRAIYKKMTFTD
- a CDS encoding glycosyltransferase family 2 protein, which encodes MYKPLFSVILPTYNRCYILWRAVLSVLRQTYPFFELIIIDDSSKDQTEKLVKTFSDPRIKYIKLKKNQGAPAARNQGLKKARGQYIAYIDSDNRWHQDFLESMKKAVNKYPDKVLFFCKKNYRLKLKEKDKEVKMVRDEFFNHKKYFDLKRLWQRKIIIDTNTFIHKKEIIKKVGDWEEKLTFWEDFEYTLRISKKYPDGFIYLNRALVDYEQTLDFTNVKEEIKRWEKAEEYIYSKHKDHPLIKEAQWYPPSGYKSTGSVIKFLQNKKP